One stretch of Danio rerio strain Tuebingen ecotype United States chromosome 6, GRCz12tu, whole genome shotgun sequence DNA includes these proteins:
- the cldn33b gene encoding uncharacterized protein isoform X1 has product MTNPCTVALELFGMLIGAGGWFCSLAATIMPQWLSRSTELFATESFEQGLWEVCVIQEVAGMECRPYDTILGLDPTVMLARILMCMSNATGLLGILLAIPSMSQIKCCKGEEGRKTKRGLKISAAVFLCIAGLLVLTPISYVAHDTVMRYFDESVPHVVPRSEFGDALFIGWSAGLLYIVASVLLFASCTDSGNSEPHLVYHHRRQDTRTLDRSGKRTEYV; this is encoded by the coding sequence ATGACAAACCCTTGCACGGTGGCTCTGGAACTCTTTGGGATGCTGATCGGGGCAGGAGGCTGGTTCTGTTCACTGGCCGCCACCATCATGCCTCAGTGGCTGTCACGTTCAACTGAACTGTTCGCCACAGAGAGCTTTGAACAAGGGCTTTGGGAGGTCTGTGTGATCCAGGAAGTGGCTGGCATGGAGTGTCGTCCCTATGACACCATCCTAGGTCTTGACCCCACTGTGATGCTGGCACGAATTCTGATGTGCATGTCGAATGCCACTGGGCTCCTCGGGATTCTCCTCGCCATCCCTTCCATGAGTCAGATCAAGTGCTGTAAGGGCGAGGAGGGACGCAAGACCAAGAGAGGGCTGAAGATCTCAGCTGCCGTGTTTTTGTGCATCGCCGGTTTGTTGGTTCTCACTCCAATATCTTATGTTGCTCACGATACAGTGATGAGATACTTCGATGAGAGTGTGCCTCATGTGGTGCCGCGCTCTGAGTTTGGGGATGCGCTGTTCATTGGCTGGTCTGCAGGACTTCTTTACATTGTGGCATCCGTGCTGTTGTTTGCCTCTTGCACTGACTCAGGAAACAGTGAGCCGCACTTGGTGTATCACCATCGAAGGCAGGATACCAGAACTTTGGATAGATCAGGAAAACGCACCGAGTACGTTTGA